From one Pedobacter faecalis genomic stretch:
- a CDS encoding thioredoxin domain-containing protein, whose product MNMSSHHTERSEADANNLIKASSPYLLQHAYNPVDWYEWGEAALFKARAENKLILVSIGYSACHWCHVMERECFENHEVAEVMNQHYVCIKVDREERPDIDQIYMMAVQLMTGSGGWPLNCICLPDQRPVYGGTYFQRKDWINVLLSVANMWAQEPEKAIQYADRLTDGIRTAERIVGEVGRADYTTDDLKAVVHPWKRYFDVAHGGYNRAPKFPLPNNWVFMLRYSRLLEDDATHVATLMTLEKMAMGGIYDHVGGGFARYSVDGEWHVPHFEKMLYDNGQLISLYTEAYQYARDPLFKEVAEETIAWLAREMRSPEGLFYSALDADSEGVEGKFYVWDKSEFTKVLGERQAELLFDYFDVTEEGNWEEEETNVLRKRFTDEEYAPVKGLTVVAFQKEVLEAKAKLLEARSVRVRPGLDDKCLTAWNGLAIKGLATAAQVFGNDAHYHMAAEAASFILKALRAEDGGLCRNYKDGRATIAGFLDDYAFFIDALIALYETDFNEQWLMEAKALADYVLANFSDAEGAMLFYTSAASEALIARKHELMDNVIPSSNSAMAQNLYRLGLFFDEPAYIDKAAEMLAAIHPQIKTYGSAYSNWAIQLLAQVTGMNEIAITGEGTSEVKAELSKEYIPNKIMLGGTNSTLPLLKEKQSADRFETKIYICQNKVCQLPVSTVSEALKFIIK is encoded by the coding sequence ATGAATATGTCCTCACACCATACAGAACGCAGCGAAGCCGATGCAAATAACCTGATCAAGGCTTCGTCACCATATTTACTGCAGCATGCCTATAACCCGGTCGACTGGTACGAATGGGGCGAGGCAGCGCTGTTTAAGGCCCGCGCTGAAAACAAGTTGATCCTGGTAAGCATCGGGTATTCCGCCTGCCACTGGTGCCACGTGATGGAGCGTGAATGCTTCGAAAACCATGAGGTTGCCGAAGTCATGAACCAGCACTATGTATGCATCAAAGTAGACCGCGAAGAGCGCCCGGATATCGATCAGATCTACATGATGGCCGTACAGCTCATGACCGGAAGCGGGGGCTGGCCGCTCAACTGTATCTGTTTGCCCGACCAGCGCCCGGTATACGGAGGTACCTATTTTCAGCGTAAAGACTGGATCAATGTGCTGCTGAGTGTGGCCAATATGTGGGCGCAGGAACCTGAAAAGGCGATCCAGTATGCCGACAGGCTTACCGATGGCATCAGAACTGCGGAACGTATCGTGGGTGAAGTTGGACGGGCCGATTACACGACGGACGACCTGAAGGCCGTGGTGCATCCATGGAAACGCTATTTTGATGTGGCGCATGGCGGATATAACCGCGCACCGAAATTCCCGCTGCCCAACAACTGGGTGTTCATGCTACGCTATAGTCGACTTTTGGAAGACGATGCTACGCATGTCGCCACGCTGATGACCCTGGAAAAAATGGCTATGGGTGGTATATACGACCATGTGGGCGGTGGCTTTGCCCGGTATTCTGTCGACGGCGAGTGGCATGTGCCGCATTTTGAGAAGATGCTGTATGATAACGGTCAGCTCATCAGTTTGTACACAGAAGCCTACCAGTACGCCAGGGACCCGCTTTTTAAAGAGGTTGCGGAAGAGACGATCGCATGGCTGGCCAGGGAGATGAGATCTCCGGAAGGCCTGTTCTATTCGGCACTTGATGCCGACAGCGAAGGGGTAGAAGGGAAGTTTTACGTGTGGGACAAATCTGAATTTACAAAGGTGCTGGGCGAACGGCAGGCAGAACTGCTTTTCGATTACTTCGACGTAACTGAAGAGGGCAACTGGGAAGAAGAGGAGACCAATGTGCTCAGGAAGCGGTTTACCGACGAAGAGTATGCGCCTGTAAAAGGGCTTACGGTGGTTGCCTTTCAAAAAGAGGTACTCGAGGCCAAAGCTAAACTGCTCGAAGCACGCAGTGTCCGGGTCCGCCCGGGTCTCGACGATAAATGTCTGACGGCCTGGAACGGTCTGGCCATTAAGGGGCTCGCTACGGCGGCACAGGTATTTGGCAACGACGCGCATTATCACATGGCTGCCGAGGCGGCGTCGTTTATTCTTAAAGCCCTGCGTGCTGAAGATGGCGGACTGTGCCGGAATTACAAAGACGGCCGGGCAACGATCGCAGGCTTCCTCGACGATTATGCCTTTTTCATTGATGCGCTGATCGCGCTCTATGAAACTGATTTCAACGAGCAATGGCTCATGGAAGCTAAAGCGCTGGCCGACTATGTGCTGGCAAACTTCTCGGATGCCGAGGGCGCCATGCTTTTTTATACTTCCGCTGCCAGTGAAGCGTTGATTGCGCGTAAGCACGAACTGATGGATAATGTTATTCCCTCGTCCAACTCCGCTATGGCACAAAACCTGTACAGACTTGGACTCTTTTTCGACGAACCGGCCTATATCGATAAGGCTGCGGAGATGTTAGCTGCCATTCACCCGCAAATTAAAACGTATGGCTCGGCCTATTCCAACTGGGCTATACAGCTCCTTGCACAGGTTACAGGTATGAACGAAATTGCCATTACCGGCGAGGGCACATCTGAAGTTAAGGCTGAACTCAGCAAGGAATACATCCCCAACAAAATCATGCTGGGAGGAACAAATTCTACGCTTCCTTTGTTAAAAGAAAAGCAAAGCGCCGACCGCTTTGAAACAAAAATCTATATTTGTCAAAATAAAGTATGCCAGTTGCCCGTAAGTACGGTCAGCGAAGCATTAAAATTCATCATTAAATAA
- a CDS encoding Fur family transcriptional regulator has translation MDPISILKTHDLKQTRQRVRVLEELALDKSAVSQPDLEKKLGKEIDRVTLYRILNTYEDKGILHRVMDLNGTANYAICNAACTEEHHHDEHLHFNCTNCKKIYCLDVTIPAIKIPKGFKTNTISATAYGICDQCNQ, from the coding sequence ATGGACCCGATCTCTATATTAAAAACGCACGACCTGAAACAGACCAGGCAGCGTGTACGTGTACTGGAAGAACTGGCGCTCGATAAATCTGCCGTGTCGCAGCCTGATCTGGAAAAAAAACTGGGAAAGGAAATAGACCGGGTAACGCTGTACCGGATCTTAAATACGTATGAAGATAAGGGAATCCTGCACAGAGTGATGGATTTGAACGGGACCGCTAACTATGCGATCTGCAACGCCGCCTGTACGGAAGAACATCATCATGACGAGCATCTGCACTTCAACTGCACCAATTGCAAAAAGATCTATTGCCTGGATGTAACGATACCTGCCATTAAGATACCGAAGGGTTTTAAAACAAATACCATAAGCGCAACCGCCTATGGTATCTGTGATCAATGTAATCAGTAA
- a CDS encoding FKBP-type peptidyl-prolyl cis-trans isomerase has product MSITPNKVVALTYELHTTNEEGQQVFVEKADESNALVFLYGTGMMLPKFEEHLSGLNVGDEYSFELSAADGYGEVDPGAFADLPKDMFKDVDLPAVGDVIPLQDNQGNHFRAGVTAINDDSVSVDLNHPMAGKNLIFSGKILTVREATQEELSHGHAHGADGHSGH; this is encoded by the coding sequence ATGAGTATTACACCCAACAAGGTAGTTGCATTAACGTACGAATTGCATACCACTAACGAAGAAGGGCAGCAAGTTTTTGTAGAAAAGGCTGATGAAAGCAATGCGCTGGTCTTTCTTTACGGTACAGGCATGATGCTGCCAAAATTTGAGGAGCACCTGAGTGGTTTGAATGTGGGCGATGAGTACAGCTTTGAACTATCGGCGGCAGATGGTTACGGAGAAGTAGATCCGGGAGCATTTGCAGACCTGCCAAAAGATATGTTTAAAGATGTGGATCTGCCCGCTGTAGGTGATGTGATCCCATTGCAGGATAATCAGGGAAATCATTTCCGTGCTGGTGTGACAGCAATTAACGACGATAGCGTGTCGGTAGATCTTAACCACCCGATGGCTGGAAAGAACCTGATCTTCTCAGGAAAAATATTAACTGTACGTGAGGCTACTCAGGAAGAACTGAGTCACGGCCATGCGCATGGTGCCGACGGCCATTCAGGTCACTAA